A region from the Nitrospira sp. genome encodes:
- a CDS encoding response regulator transcription factor, translating into MTHKKILIVEDERDILQLVKHYVEKEGFRTIIATTGLEALKQVSEGTPDLVVLDLMLPEMGGLEVCKRLRSAPDTAMLPIIMLTAKAEESDTIVGLELGADDYVTKPFSPKTLVARVKALLRRVDRTPETEPDLYRYETLTMNLSRHEVTVGKQEVTLTAKEFGLLEHLLRHRGRVLTREVLLNAVWGYDYYGTTRTVDVHIRRLKQKLPLLEEAIVSVKSLGYKLKDVDEPG; encoded by the coding sequence CTGACTCACAAGAAAATTCTGATCGTCGAAGATGAGCGCGATATCCTGCAGCTCGTCAAGCACTACGTTGAAAAAGAAGGGTTTCGAACCATCATCGCAACCACTGGACTCGAAGCCCTGAAGCAAGTCTCTGAAGGGACCCCTGATTTAGTCGTCCTCGATCTCATGTTACCCGAGATGGGCGGGCTGGAAGTCTGCAAGCGTCTCCGTTCCGCTCCGGATACCGCCATGCTCCCGATCATCATGTTGACGGCGAAAGCGGAGGAATCGGACACGATCGTCGGGCTGGAACTGGGCGCAGACGACTACGTCACCAAGCCCTTCAGCCCCAAGACACTGGTCGCTCGTGTGAAAGCCCTCCTGCGTCGGGTCGACCGTACACCAGAGACCGAGCCTGACCTCTATCGGTATGAGACGCTCACCATGAATCTCTCCCGGCATGAGGTCACCGTCGGCAAACAAGAGGTGACGTTAACGGCCAAGGAATTCGGTTTGCTCGAACACTTGCTGCGTCATCGAGGCCGGGTACTTACCCGCGAGGTATTGCTCAATGCCGTTTGGGGTTACGACTACTATGGAACAACCAGGACGGTCGACGTGCATATCCGACGGTTGAAACAGAAGCTACCGCTTCTTGAAGAAGCTATCGTCTCGGTCAAATCACTTGGGTACAAACTGAAAGACGTCGACGAGCCAGGATGA
- a CDS encoding ketoacyl-ACP synthase III produces the protein MIRPRLIGTGSYVPSRVVTNDELAGLTGVPPADIERLTGIRTRRWAAAHEASSDMAIAAGRQALEAAECTPSSIDVIIVSTTSPDMAFPSTACAVQRGLGCKQIGAFDISASCSGFLYALSMARAMIQSTQVRTCLVIGSEVKSRSLDYQDKATTLLFGDGAGAVIVRGEDDRSPEWRGILGVKLYADGAHHGLIRVPGGGSRMPLTSEAFRTKGHALRMRGAPLFRLAVRRVEHAVQEILKEFGVRSEDIRQVVLHQANGRILSHIAGRLGVGRDYLASVIERYGNTSSASLPIALDDAVRRGNVSPGDLVLLGSFGGGLTWATSLIRW, from the coding sequence ATGATCCGACCCCGACTCATTGGCACAGGCAGCTATGTACCGTCCCGTGTGGTTACCAACGATGAGCTTGCCGGGCTGACCGGGGTCCCTCCGGCTGATATTGAACGCCTCACTGGTATTCGGACGCGTCGGTGGGCTGCAGCGCATGAAGCGTCTTCCGACATGGCCATTGCCGCCGGGCGTCAAGCGCTGGAGGCTGCGGAGTGTACACCTTCCTCTATCGATGTCATTATCGTGTCCACAACGTCCCCTGATATGGCGTTTCCATCGACCGCGTGCGCGGTCCAGCGAGGCTTGGGATGTAAACAGATTGGCGCGTTTGACATATCCGCCTCCTGCTCGGGTTTTTTGTACGCCCTTTCCATGGCGCGGGCCATGATTCAGAGCACCCAGGTTCGGACCTGCTTGGTGATTGGGTCGGAGGTGAAGTCCCGATCCCTGGATTATCAGGATAAAGCGACAACCCTGCTGTTCGGAGACGGAGCCGGAGCCGTTATCGTCCGAGGCGAAGACGATCGCAGCCCTGAGTGGCGAGGGATTCTCGGCGTCAAGTTATATGCTGATGGGGCGCACCATGGACTTATCCGCGTTCCTGGCGGTGGGTCAAGGATGCCGCTGACATCCGAGGCGTTCAGAACAAAAGGGCATGCGCTTCGCATGCGTGGGGCGCCGCTCTTCCGTTTGGCCGTGCGACGAGTCGAACATGCGGTACAGGAAATCTTGAAGGAATTCGGCGTTCGTTCTGAGGATATCCGGCAGGTGGTCCTCCATCAGGCGAACGGGAGGATCTTGTCTCACATCGCTGGTCGCTTGGGAGTCGGCCGCGATTATCTGGCATCGGTGATCGAACGATACGGCAACACGTCCTCAGCATCTCTGCCGATCGCGCTCGACGACGCGGTTCGCCGTGGAAACGTTTCACCCGGAGATCTGGTGCTGCTCGGCAGTTTTGGCGGGGGGCTGACGTGGGCCACGAGCCTCATCCGCTGGTAG
- a CDS encoding TlpA family protein disulfide reductase, with translation MGHPLAAPFFALVVTGGILLGSFSGAEPVRSGKRSALERGVVQVGDQAPNFTLRDLTGQVRSLSQFRGKVVLLNFWATWCGPCRVEMPAMEQLYQAFPRPEFEILAVSTDAQGPAVTGPFQQRMGLTFPILHDSEYRTGLVYGARTLPITFMLDRQGVVRQKIFGARDWASPEARELIQELMKS, from the coding sequence ATGGGACATCCTCTCGCTGCACCGTTCTTCGCCCTTGTGGTTACTGGTGGGATCCTTCTGGGGTCTTTCTCCGGAGCGGAGCCAGTCCGGTCTGGGAAACGATCAGCTCTTGAACGGGGTGTGGTTCAAGTCGGTGACCAAGCGCCCAACTTTACCCTGCGCGATCTGACCGGACAGGTGAGGAGCCTGTCACAATTCAGAGGCAAAGTCGTTCTCCTGAATTTCTGGGCGACCTGGTGTGGGCCATGTCGCGTCGAGATGCCAGCCATGGAACAGCTGTATCAAGCGTTTCCACGACCGGAATTTGAAATTCTTGCGGTGTCAACCGACGCACAGGGGCCGGCTGTGACAGGCCCATTTCAACAGCGAATGGGATTGACCTTTCCCATTCTCCATGACTCGGAGTACCGCACTGGGTTGGTGTATGGAGCTCGCACATTGCCGATCACCTTCATGCTTGACCGCCAAGGGGTTGTGCGGCAGAAAATCTTTGGCGCTCGCGATTGGGCGTCACCTGAAGCCCGTGAATTGATACAGGAGCTGATGAAATCATAG
- a CDS encoding methyltransferase: protein MNAPLNPSAILDTAFGFWSSKALLTAVELGLFTTLGNRRLTGAELGNELRLHPRANPDFFDTLVAMKFLDRENDGPQARYFNTPEGALFLDAASPRYIGGILVMLNARLFKFWNDLPEALQTGLPQNEVKHGQKGMFEELYSDLPGLEQFMGAMTGLSRVNFEAFAETFDFSQFKTLCDIGGATGLLSIEVAKRHPHLTCTSFDLPVVEPIAKRHIADAGLDGRVRTASGDFFEDRLPKADLITMGMILHDWNLEKKMHLIRSAYDALPVGGALVAIEALIDDARRENVQGLLMSLNMLIEFGDAFDYSGADFRRWCGEVGFKRFEIIHLAGPSSAAVAYK, encoded by the coding sequence ATGAATGCGCCTCTGAATCCTTCCGCGATCTTAGACACCGCCTTCGGCTTTTGGAGCTCAAAGGCCCTCCTCACGGCCGTCGAACTTGGACTATTCACGACGCTCGGCAACCGTCGTCTTACAGGGGCGGAGTTGGGGAACGAATTGCGATTGCACCCGCGCGCGAATCCTGATTTCTTTGATACCCTCGTGGCAATGAAGTTCCTCGACCGTGAGAACGACGGCCCACAGGCAAGATATTTCAACACACCCGAGGGCGCACTGTTCCTCGATGCCGCGAGCCCACGGTATATCGGCGGCATTCTGGTGATGCTCAACGCACGACTGTTCAAGTTTTGGAACGATCTGCCCGAAGCCTTGCAGACAGGCCTGCCACAGAATGAAGTCAAGCACGGGCAGAAAGGAATGTTTGAAGAGCTCTACTCCGACCTGCCCGGACTTGAACAATTCATGGGCGCCATGACCGGCCTCTCCCGTGTCAACTTCGAGGCATTCGCAGAAACATTCGACTTTTCACAATTCAAAACCCTTTGCGACATCGGCGGCGCGACTGGTCTGCTCAGCATCGAGGTCGCGAAACGACATCCACATCTCACGTGTACGAGTTTTGATCTGCCGGTCGTTGAACCGATTGCGAAGAGACACATCGCTGATGCCGGGCTAGACGGTCGGGTGCGCACCGCATCTGGCGACTTCTTCGAGGACCGGCTTCCAAAGGCGGATCTCATCACGATGGGTATGATCCTGCACGACTGGAATCTTGAGAAGAAGATGCACCTGATTCGTTCAGCCTACGACGCGCTACCCGTCGGCGGAGCGTTGGTGGCCATCGAAGCACTGATTGATGATGCCCGGCGTGAGAACGTACAGGGGTTGCTCATGTCCCTCAACATGCTCATCGAATTCGGCGATGCGTTCGATTATTCAGGCGCAGATTTTCGCCGATGGTGCGGCGAGGTTGGATTCAAGCGGTTCGAGATCATTCATCTTGCAGGCCCGTCGAGCGCGGCAGTGGCCTACAAATAG
- a CDS encoding PAS domain-containing protein produces MTWSIRWKIMTGTLAAVACGLLIAGVMTIQALERQHLAQLGEVLEAKTKLVEYGFQSLFDTDRSFLPSTHLQDTTRDLSSRTMARVTLIAADGTVLADSAVRDTELSTLESHTSRPEVDQALSLGQGQDIRSSHTTGERTMYRAVLLKTTQDTSPLVVRVGLPMVVLDRELSKTREQIILALGVAFLVALTLSVWLARSITKPLSDIVSAARQLDTGIHALHIRTTAQDEVGLLASTLNHVADQLQTKIDELSEDRAQLLAVLTSMVEGVMVLDYRGHVLQVNPALERMFGISRVEARGRPCTDLFRHQQLNELVAGILHSPAHHQDEIILPLTARCLQIEASPAGGKRENEACVVLVFHDITDLRRLEKIRKDFVANVSHELRTPLTSIKGYVEALLDGAKDDPVASSNFLDIILKQSDRLNLIIQDLLELSKIESGSISFKEEPIELMPLLERALAVVKPIADKNRHHLSTTIDSGLPAIAGDEGRLVQVLTNLLDNAIKYTPVGGTIAVSATLVSPQGKIELPINAIDISVADTGIGIPEQDRPRVFERFYRVDRARSRELGGTGLGLAIVKHIVEGHGGQVWVEANQPRGSRFVVRLPINPERHLLAQWDGEGFVGGGGGVGGGGVGGGGGFGGGVGVGVE; encoded by the coding sequence ATGACGTGGTCGATCCGCTGGAAGATCATGACCGGAACGCTGGCAGCAGTGGCCTGTGGCCTGCTCATTGCCGGCGTGATGACGATTCAGGCTCTCGAAAGGCAACACCTGGCACAACTGGGCGAGGTACTTGAGGCCAAAACAAAGCTCGTCGAGTACGGGTTCCAGTCCCTCTTTGACACAGATCGGTCATTCCTCCCCTCCACTCACCTCCAGGACACCACACGCGACCTCAGCAGTCGGACTATGGCCCGGGTGACCCTCATTGCCGCCGATGGAACCGTCCTTGCCGACAGTGCGGTACGAGATACGGAACTCTCGACACTCGAGAGCCACACGTCTCGACCTGAAGTCGATCAGGCGTTGTCTCTGGGACAGGGACAGGATATCCGCTCGAGCCATACCACCGGTGAACGGACGATGTATCGGGCCGTCCTCCTGAAGACGACCCAGGACACGTCACCGCTTGTCGTACGGGTGGGGCTGCCGATGGTTGTGCTTGACCGCGAGCTATCAAAGACGCGGGAGCAGATCATTCTCGCGCTGGGAGTAGCATTCCTCGTGGCCCTTACGCTTAGTGTGTGGTTGGCGCGCAGCATTACCAAGCCACTTTCCGATATCGTGTCGGCTGCTCGACAACTGGATACCGGCATCCATGCGCTCCACATCCGGACAACTGCACAGGATGAAGTCGGCCTCTTGGCCTCCACGCTGAATCATGTAGCCGACCAGCTTCAAACCAAAATCGATGAGCTGTCTGAGGATCGAGCTCAACTCTTGGCAGTCCTGACGTCAATGGTTGAAGGCGTCATGGTCTTGGACTATCGAGGCCACGTCCTGCAGGTCAATCCGGCACTGGAGCGGATGTTCGGCATCTCCCGCGTTGAGGCACGCGGTCGACCGTGCACCGACCTATTTCGCCATCAGCAGCTCAATGAACTGGTGGCCGGCATCCTGCACTCGCCAGCCCATCATCAGGATGAAATCATACTGCCTCTGACGGCACGATGCCTCCAGATCGAAGCCTCCCCCGCGGGAGGCAAACGAGAAAACGAAGCATGTGTCGTGTTGGTCTTTCACGATATTACGGACCTTCGTCGGTTGGAGAAGATCCGGAAAGATTTCGTCGCGAACGTCTCGCACGAGCTTCGCACGCCGCTCACGTCCATCAAGGGTTATGTGGAAGCCCTTCTCGATGGAGCTAAAGACGACCCGGTGGCTTCCTCGAATTTTTTGGATATCATTCTCAAACAAAGCGATCGATTGAATCTGATCATCCAAGACTTGCTCGAATTGTCAAAGATCGAGTCAGGTAGCATTTCATTCAAGGAAGAACCAATCGAGCTCATGCCTTTGCTGGAGCGCGCGCTTGCCGTCGTCAAACCGATCGCCGACAAAAATCGTCATCACCTTTCCACGACAATCGATTCAGGGCTCCCGGCAATAGCAGGAGACGAAGGGCGCCTTGTCCAGGTGCTCACCAACCTCCTCGATAACGCAATCAAGTATACCCCGGTGGGCGGGACGATTGCGGTCAGCGCCACGCTGGTTTCTCCTCAAGGAAAGATCGAGCTCCCCATAAATGCGATCGATATCAGCGTGGCTGATACTGGAATCGGCATCCCTGAACAGGACAGGCCACGCGTGTTCGAGCGCTTTTACCGTGTTGACAGAGCACGATCTCGCGAGCTAGGAGGAACCGGATTGGGATTAGCCATCGTGAAACACATCGTTGAAGGACACGGAGGACAGGTCTGGGTGGAGGCGAACCAGCCGCGGGGAAGTCGATTTGTTGTTCGCCTCCCCATCAACCCCGAACGCCATCTCCTGGCTCAATGGGATGGCGAAGGGTTTGTTGGGGGGGGGGGGGGGGTGGGGGGGGGGGGGGTGGGGGGTGGGGGGGGGTTTGGTGGGGGGGTGGGGGTGGGGGTTGAGTAA
- the bamD gene encoding outer membrane protein assembly factor BamD: MNRLGSPLGALSSSTLSRLRLVGCLTVGSVFLVSCAGDITAGDVRSGLKKVISGTDEQIFIGDTLDNHYHPNVIMKRGEAYFEKEEYAEALVEYNHFMDLHRNHVLAPYAAFRIGEIHVMMAKTIDRDPEPMHKAIAAFEQMRRDFPGSRYDMQAQQKLEECHDWIAQMHLFVGQFYYRRGSYLAAAHRFGQVIKTYPDKPAASDALYHQAKAYHEMGADDWAKDNLVALLDKHPHSTVADAGSTLLEKIGGAPSKTFLAQKSDPVSLSDAAPTAIPNSPSRIPHQSSVFSSPTSPIGTLGVPQALSQPHTPPTETTFGNAFTACRLGAWC; the protein is encoded by the coding sequence ATGAATCGATTAGGTTCTCCTCTTGGGGCCCTTTCGTCATCAACGTTGTCACGCCTTCGGCTGGTCGGGTGCCTCACTGTGGGATCCGTCTTCTTGGTCTCTTGTGCCGGTGATATCACTGCCGGCGACGTGCGGAGTGGGCTCAAGAAAGTCATCAGTGGCACAGATGAACAAATTTTCATCGGCGATACCCTCGACAACCACTACCATCCCAATGTCATCATGAAGCGGGGGGAAGCGTATTTTGAGAAGGAAGAATATGCGGAGGCCCTCGTCGAGTACAACCACTTCATGGACCTTCATCGCAATCACGTACTGGCTCCTTATGCGGCATTCAGAATCGGTGAAATTCATGTCATGATGGCAAAGACGATCGACCGAGACCCTGAACCGATGCACAAGGCCATCGCCGCATTCGAACAGATGAGAAGAGATTTCCCCGGTAGCCGCTACGACATGCAAGCTCAGCAAAAACTCGAAGAGTGCCATGATTGGATCGCCCAAATGCACCTCTTCGTAGGACAATTCTACTACCGGCGAGGTTCATATCTTGCCGCCGCACACCGGTTCGGACAGGTCATCAAAACCTATCCCGATAAACCCGCCGCCTCAGATGCCTTGTATCATCAAGCCAAGGCGTACCATGAAATGGGGGCCGACGATTGGGCAAAAGATAATCTCGTCGCCCTCCTGGACAAACATCCACATAGTACGGTCGCCGATGCCGGGAGCACGTTGTTGGAAAAAATCGGTGGGGCTCCCTCTAAAACGTTCCTTGCACAGAAATCGGACCCAGTTTCTCTGTCCGATGCCGCTCCGACGGCTATTCCAAACAGTCCATCACGGATTCCTCACCAATCATCGGTTTTTTCGTCGCCCACTTCGCCAATCGGGACACTTGGTGTTCCCCAAGCGCTCAGCCAGCCACATACCCCTCCTACGGAGACGACGTTCGGAAACGCCTTCACAGCCTGTCGGCTTGGCGCCTGGTGCTAA
- a CDS encoding sulfite exporter TauE/SafE family protein, with the protein MTQSIPQISLIAAFSAGLLSFVSPCVLPLVPSYISYITGLSVEQLTDASERMKFRKAIVVNSLLFIAGFSSVFIAFGASASFLGQILITHQDLIRRIGGGLIIVFGLYLLGILNLKFLKMEHRYQFRNRPAGYLGSFLIGVAFAAGWTPCVGPVLGSILLYASTTDSLLNGVVLLTFYSLGLGLPLFLTALGVDRFLAYFKEVRAYLWGVSMVSGVMLILVGVMIYANSLTMVTSFLERYGIGWYLGQ; encoded by the coding sequence ATGACACAATCAATCCCACAGATCTCTCTGATCGCCGCATTTTCTGCAGGGCTGCTCTCGTTCGTTTCTCCATGTGTGCTGCCGTTGGTGCCAAGTTATATCTCGTACATCACGGGGCTCTCGGTCGAGCAGCTCACCGACGCGTCCGAGCGCATGAAATTCAGGAAGGCGATCGTCGTGAACTCCCTCCTGTTCATTGCAGGGTTTTCCTCGGTTTTCATTGCCTTTGGGGCATCGGCGAGCTTTCTGGGCCAGATCTTGATCACCCATCAGGACCTCATCCGCCGAATAGGGGGGGGCTTGATCATCGTGTTCGGTCTGTATCTGCTTGGGATTCTGAATCTCAAGTTCCTGAAGATGGAGCATCGGTATCAGTTTCGTAACAGACCGGCTGGATACCTGGGGTCGTTCCTGATCGGAGTGGCCTTTGCCGCGGGATGGACACCCTGTGTCGGACCGGTGCTGGGATCCATTCTCCTCTACGCAAGTACCACTGATTCACTGCTCAACGGCGTCGTGCTGTTGACCTTTTACTCGCTCGGCTTGGGCTTGCCGCTATTCCTTACGGCGTTGGGGGTGGATCGATTTCTCGCCTATTTCAAAGAAGTGCGCGCCTATTTGTGGGGAGTGTCAATGGTGAGCGGAGTCATGCTGATTCTCGTCGGGGTGATGATCTACGCGAATTCGCTCACCATGGTGACGAGTTTCTTGGAACGCTATGGGATCGGTTGGTATTTAGGGCAGTAG